Within Desulfocurvus vexinensis DSM 17965, the genomic segment TGTGCCTGCCGGGCATCTGACCCTGGGCCGCCGGGGCGAGGACGCGGCAGCCGCGCACCTCGAAGCCCGGGGCTACGCCGTTTTGGCCCGCAACTGGCGGGGCCGGGGCGGCGAGCTGGACATCGTCTGCCAGCGGCGCGGCACCGTGGTCTTCGCTGAGGTCAAGACGCGCACGGCGGGCCAGCGGGCCACGCCCCACGACGCCCTGACCCCGGCCAAGCGCCGCAGCCTGGCCCGCGCCGCCGCGCAGTGGCTGACCCAGCACGACGCCTGGGACCGGCCCT encodes:
- a CDS encoding YraN family protein; translation: MPAGHLTLGRRGEDAAAAHLEARGYAVLARNWRGRGGELDIVCQRRGTVVFAEVKTRTAGQRATPHDALTPAKRRSLARAAAQWLTQHDAWDRPCRFDLLAVVQDQGRTLVEHVENAFDLDPGQTGEGGWQPW